The following are from one region of the Odontesthes bonariensis isolate fOdoBon6 chromosome 16, fOdoBon6.hap1, whole genome shotgun sequence genome:
- the LOC142402178 gene encoding uncharacterized protein LOC142402178 isoform X2 has translation MCFGRFSSWPTVASSFRVKKPGSCVRCGLWLKMQLVVILLADHASRTPTSSVSAIFPSPTTACLTSGYYSLDVTVSVSGQRKNESEITAWLEQVFQNKLENCLFSNPEEIIAALKSPQTTSDGEGGSISSTNLHSINGTGSWISNHTSSPFQGMEVSCDVKTATSKTECLVTLKLSQTVPPCCILHTLCTASKNSSDIRAVGKKADRLSLLQNERDSDSEEESTCIYSGPLNGSCEESGPAYAVTQRNSTECAAGNNCSCSAHCSRPDAYYTFSISLNDSRINSSHISSLISRLKQPICNISSVDQCPLYIIASEYKDANVACTDVATNCDVVLGFARKVPICSVAEAVMNVFKSEEDISYNGKVQRAAICGNLENSDNPLQSQFKWVDSYLKPMNFCSEINESNITTCEKGKNVVVKLNNQCVVGMPTVQPNLTTLEPNVTTAQPNVTTVQPNVTTVQPNVTTVQPNVTTVQPNVTTAQPNVTTVQPNVTTAQPNVTTVQPNVTTVQPNVTTVQPNVTTVQPNVTTAQPNTTTAQPNVTTVQPNVTTVQPNVTTVQPNVTTAQPNVTTVQPNSTTLSVFVTSSTSNTTAVTATTQQNTTMIPNVITTTTESVSEISSKAPTANASAESQGTALLELTRDTSNLTSEQIDALVSQLESLLSGPNVSLELGNICINIVSNLLDASPEKLQSSSDRIIGITDTVGLKLVVGENAETLLSPALALSVKLADGTNFQESVFSISDPSNVQVRGDPRLKRSVMRDSSIPQGSIRLPPSLTETLTLEEQLLASRVQFNFYQKSTLFQDRSLGERQLYSGILAASVANLSIKGMKDRVVIQLRNTQPVPANFVTTCVFWDFTFNDGSGGWSSDGCIVQNKTEYETTCGCDHLTSFAILLDIDRDSSISRLQATILTFITFIGCGISAIFLSVTLLTYLAFGKLRKDIPSRILIHLCLALLLLNLTFLVDAWLALYPEAVGLCISTAWFLHYFLLVSFTWMGLEGVHMYLAIVKVFNSYISRYMLKFSLVGWGVPMIVVIIVIAIDKDNYGLVSYGKFTDGTSDEFCWLRNDVAFYVAVVAYYCVIFLFNFIMFIVVLVQMRRIRKQNPHNSQYRTSLQDVRSVVGITILLGLTWGFAFFAWEPVNLAFMYLFAIFNSLQGFFLFIFHCAVKENVRRQWKTYLCCGRMRLSENSEWSRTATQKTVKKGSLTKVTSLQSSNFSRGNNSSSSSSFLASESSEQINGISSPFEDRAITADEEPHTDVVLNELNRQHRNQQAS, from the exons ATGTGCTTTGGCAGATTTTCAAGCTGGCCCACAGTGGCGTCCTCATTCAG AGTGAAGAAGCCAGGCTCCTGTGTTAGATGTGGACTGTGGCTGAAGATGCAGCTGGTAGTTATCCTCCTGGCAG ATCACGCTTCCAGGACTCCAACTTCCTCTGTTTCTGCCATCTTTCCCTCTCCCACAACAGCTTGCCTGACCTCAG GATATTACTCTCTTGATGTCACTGTGAGTGTCTCTGGTCAGAGGAAGAATGAATCTGAAATTACCGCCTGG CTTGAACAGGTGTTTCAAAACAAGTTGGAGAACTGTCTGTTTTCCAACCCTGAGGAAATAATTGCTGCACTCAAATCTCCCCAAACGACATCTGATGGCGAAGGAGGCAGCATATCATCTACAAATCTACATTCAATAAATGGCACCGGCAG TTGGATCAGTAATCACACATCTTCCCCATTTCAA GGAATGGAGGTGTCATGCGACGTAAAAACTGCAACAAG CAAGACTGAGTGTCTTGTGACGCTGAAGCTGAGTCAGACGGTGCCCCCATGTTGTATCCTCCACACGCTCTGCACAGCCAGTAAAAATTCCTCTGACATCCGTGCGGTGGGAAAAAAGGCAGATCGACTGA GTCTGCTCCAAAATGAGCGTGATAGTGATTCAGAGGAGGAAAGCACCTGCATTTACTCCGGCCCGCTGAATGGATCATG TGAAGAGTCTGGGCCTGCGTATGCGGTCACACAAAGAAATTCAACCGAATGTGCTGCAG GCAACAACTGCAGCTGCTCCGCTCACTGCAGTCGACCTG ATGCATACTATACTTTTTCCATTTCACTAAACGATTCCAGGATAAACTCCTCCCACATCTCCTCTCTG atTTCACGTCTGAAACAACCAATTTGCAATATCAGTTCAGT GGATCAGTGTCCATTGTACATCATTGCATCTGAATACAAG GATGCTAATGTGGCCTGTACCGACGTAGCAACAAA CTGCGACGTGGTTTTAGGCTTTGCTCGTAAGGTCCCGATCTGTTCTGTGGCAGAAGCTGTGATGAATGTGTTTAAGTCTGAAGAAGACATCAGTTATAATGGGAAGGTCCAACGAGCAG CAATTTGTGGAAATTTAGAAAACTCCGACAATCCTCTGCAATCTCAGTTCAAATGGGTCGACAGTTACCTAAAGCCTATGAACTTTTGCTCAGAAATAAATGAGTCTAACATCACTACATG tgaaaaaggaaaaaatgtggTGGTGAAGCTGAATAACCAGTGTGTTGTTGGTATGCCGACGGTACAACCAAACTTGACGACCTTAGAACCAAACGTGACAACGGCACAACCAAACGTGACAACGGTACAACCAAACGTGACAACGGTACAACCAAACGTGACAACGGTACAACCAAACGTGACAACGGTACAACCAAACGTGACAACGGCACAACCAAACGTGACAACGGTACAACCAAACGTGACAACGGCACAACCAAACGTGACCACGGTACAACCAAACGTGACCACGGTACAACCAAACGTGACAACGGTACAACCAAACGTGACAACGGTACAACCAAACGTGACAACGGCACAACCAAACACGACAACGGCACAACCAAACGTGACAACGGTACAACCAAACGTGACAACGGTACAACCAAACGTGACGACCGTGCAACCAAACGTGACAACGGCACAACCAAACGTGACGACCGTACAACCAAACAGCACCACCTTGTCTGTATTTGTGACTTCATCCACCTCAAACACAACCGCAGTAACAGCAACAACACAACAGAACACAACAATGATCCCAAATGTGATCACAACCACAACTGAATCGGTTTCAGAGATCTCTTCAAAGGCTCCAACAGCTAATGCATCTG CTGAAAGCCAAGGCACCGCACTGCTCGAGCTGACCAGAGACACGTCCAACCTGACCTCAGAACAGATAGACGCGCTGGTTTCTCAGCTGGAGAGTCTGTTGTCAGGCCCAAACGTCAGCTTGGAACTGGGAAACATCTGCATCAACATCGTCAGCAATCTGCTGGATGCTTCACCTGAAAAGCTGCAAAGCTCCTCCGATAG GATCATCGGCATCACTGACACGGTGGGGTTGAAGCTGGTTGTCGGGGAAAATGCAGAGACTCTGTTGTCCCCGGCTTTGGCTCTGTCTGTGAAACTAGCAGATGGTACTAATTTTCAGGAGTCTGTGTTTTCTATCTCAGACCCCAGTAATGTACAG GTCCGTGGGGATCCGAGGCTGAAGAGGAGTGTAATGAGAGACTCCTCCATCCCTCAGGGGTCCATCAGGCTGCCCCCCTCTCTCACAGAGACCCTAACCCTTGAGGAGCAGCTGCTGGCCTCCAGAGTTCAGTTTAATTTCTATCAGAAGAGCACACTGTTCCAG GACAGATCATTAGGAGAGCGGCAACTTTACAGCGGGATCCTGGCAGCGAGCGTGGCCAATCTGTCAATCAAAGGAATGAAAGACAGAGTTGTAATTCAGCTGAGAAATACTCAACCAGTACCA gctAACTTTGTGACAACGTGTGTTTTCTGGGACTTCACATTTAACG ATGGTTCGGGCGGTTGGAGCTCAGACGGCTGCATTgttcaaaacaaaacagaatatGAAACTACGTGTGGCTGCGACCATTTAACCAGTTTTGCTATCCTGCTG GACATCGACAGAGACTCTTCGATCTCTCGTCTTCAGGCCACCATCCTCACCTTTATCACATTCATCGGTTGTGGAATTTCTGCCATCTTCCTGTCTGTCACCCTCCTCACTTACTTGGCCTTTGG GAAGTTGCGTAAAGACATCCCTTCCAGAATCCTGATCCATCTGTGCCTGGCTCTGCTTCTTCTGAACCTGACCTTCCTGGTGGATGCATGGCTGGCACTCTACCCAGAAGCAGTGGGCCTTTGTATTTCCACTGCCTGGTTCCTACACTACTTCCTGCTGGTTTCCTTCACTTGGATGGGACTTGAGGGCGTCCACATGTACTTGGCCATTGTGAAAGTCTTCAACAGCTACATATCCCGCTACATGCTAAAGTTCTCGCTGGTGGGCTGGGGAGTTCCAATGATCGTGGTCATCATTGTCATTGCAATTGACAAAGACAACTACGGTCTTGTGTCCTATGGAAAGTTTACAGACGGCACTAGTGATGAGTT ctgctggcTGAGGAATGACGTTGCCTTCTACGTGGCTGTGGTCGCCTATTACTGCGTCATTTTCCTCTTCAACTTCATCATGTTCATCGTAGTGTTGGTCCAGATGAGACGGATAAGAAAGCAGAACCCCCACAACTCTCAGTACCGCACCTCTTTGCAGGATGTACGCAGCGTGGTGGGGATAACCATCCTCTTAGGCCTCACGTGGGGATTCGCCTTTTTCGCTTGGGAGCCCGTAAACCTGGCGTTCATGTACCTCTTTGCCATCTTTAACTCCCTGCAAG GtttctttctgtttattttccacTGCGCGGTGAAGGAAAATGTGAGGAGGCAGTGGAAGACCTACCTGTGCTGCGGCAGAATGAGGCTATCAGAGAACTCAG AGTGGAGTCGCACTGCGACACAAAAGACAGTGAAGAAGGGATCACTGACCAAAGTGACGTCTCTTCAGTCCTCAAACTTCTCACGTGGCAACAACTCATCCAGCTCCTCTTCTTTCCTCGCCAGCGAGTCTTCAGAGCAGATAAATGGCATTA GTAGTCCGTTTGAAGACAGAGCAATCACAGCTGATGAAGAACCACATACAGATGTGGTCCTCAACGAGCTCAACAGGCAGCACAGAAACCAACAAGCATCCTGA